From one Rattus rattus isolate New Zealand chromosome 15, Rrattus_CSIRO_v1, whole genome shotgun sequence genomic stretch:
- the Pmaip1 gene encoding phorbol-12-myristate-13-acetate-induced protein 1 — protein sequence MPGRKARRNAPLNPTRAELPPEFAAQLRKIGDKVYCTWSAPDITAVLAQMPGKKSRKSTMRRSPSPTRVPADLKDECDQLRRIGDKVNLRQKLLNFISKLFNLIT from the exons ATGCCCGGGAGAAAGGCGCGTCGGAACGCGCCATTGAACCCAACGCGGGCAG AGTTACCGCCTGAATTCGCAGCTCAGCTCAGGAAGATTGGAGATAAAGTGTACTGCACGTGGAGTGCACCGGACATAACTGCGGTTCTGGCGCAGATGCCTGGCAAGAAGTCGCGAAAGAGCACGATGAGAAGAAGCCCAAGCCCAACCCGGGTGCCAGCAG ACCTGAAGGACGAGTGTGATCAACTCCGGAGAATTGGAGACAAAGTGAATTTACGGCAGAAACTTCTGAATTTTATTTCCAAGCTCTTCAATTTAATAACCTGA